A part of Desulfobacter sp. genomic DNA contains:
- a CDS encoding ABC transporter ATP-binding protein has translation MTDIVLKNISKSWGDNQALGNVNFTCDAGSLLVLLGPSGCGKSTTLRLISGLETPTTGTVEIGGKDVTRLPPVKRNIAMVFQNYALFPHLSVAENILFGLKARKVSRAEQQKRLKEAAALLGLSTLLDRKPAQLSGGQRQRVALGRSIVAQVQVCLMDEPLSNLDAKLRQEMRQEIRSLQQRLGMTMIYVTHDQVEAMTLADRIILMKDGGIEQHGSPEALYNEPATAFTAGFIGNPPMNILGPVPGAESLPANTLMGIRPENIRLSGDKGLEARVTAIEYLGADSLVSCTIPGRDGKGQSLIAAVKGKTGLTGGDTVRLDWSGNDLHFFDAGDGHRLPAPGKGGE, from the coding sequence ATGACAGATATAGTGCTAAAAAACATCAGTAAATCCTGGGGCGACAACCAAGCCCTGGGCAATGTGAATTTCACCTGCGACGCCGGCAGCCTATTGGTACTCCTGGGCCCTTCGGGCTGTGGTAAATCCACCACTTTGCGCCTGATATCCGGCCTGGAAACACCCACAACAGGCACCGTTGAAATCGGGGGAAAGGACGTCACCCGCCTGCCCCCGGTCAAACGGAACATCGCCATGGTTTTTCAGAACTACGCCCTTTTTCCCCATTTATCCGTGGCGGAAAATATCCTGTTCGGGCTCAAGGCCAGAAAGGTCAGCCGGGCCGAACAGCAGAAGCGTTTAAAGGAAGCCGCCGCTCTTTTGGGGCTGTCAACTCTTTTGGACAGAAAACCGGCCCAGCTGTCAGGCGGCCAGCGCCAGCGGGTGGCACTGGGAAGGTCCATCGTGGCCCAGGTTCAGGTCTGCCTCATGGACGAGCCCCTGTCCAACCTGGATGCCAAGCTCCGCCAGGAAATGCGGCAGGAAATCAGAAGTCTTCAGCAGCGCCTTGGCATGACCATGATCTATGTGACCCACGACCAGGTGGAAGCCATGACCCTGGCGGACCGGATCATCCTCATGAAAGACGGCGGCATTGAGCAGCACGGCAGTCCGGAGGCGCTGTACAACGAACCGGCCACCGCATTTACCGCAGGCTTCATCGGCAATCCGCCCATGAATATCCTGGGGCCGGTGCCGGGAGCCGAGTCCCTTCCGGCAAATACCCTGATGGGCATCCGTCCGGAAAACATCCGCCTCTCCGGGGACAAGGGGCTGGAAGCACGGGTCACGGCCATAGAATACCTGGGCGCAGATTCCCTGGTGTCCTGCACCATACCGGGCAGGGATGGAAAGGGCCAGTCCCTTATCGCCGCCGTCAAAGGCAAAACCGGCCTCACCGGAGGCGATACCGTCCGCCTGGACTGGTCGGGCAACGACCTTCACTTTTTTGACGCCGGCGACGGCCACCGCCTGCCCGCCCCGGGGAAAGGAGGGGAATGA
- a CDS encoding sugar ABC transporter permease gives MNLNLRHQVNGWLLVLPAVAMISLFTHYPIGANLYHSFFATGNAVKPEVFIGLENYQYLLEDEYFWKVLKNNMIYSMCTVPASIAIAMGMALLINRKIKGRALVRMSFFTPTVLPMIAVANIWLFFYTPEYGLFDQISQFFGGGTHNWLGNPDTVLFCLIIMVIWKEAGFFMVFYLAALQQLSPELREAGDVEGAGAWYYFRRVIFPLLMPTTLFVTVNAVINSFKLVDHLVIMTKGGPDNASSLLLYYIYENAFSFWDTNYAATLTVILVLILALITLVQFVFVEKRIHYQ, from the coding sequence ATGAACCTGAATCTCCGCCACCAGGTCAACGGCTGGCTTCTGGTGCTGCCGGCCGTGGCCATGATTTCCCTGTTCACCCATTACCCCATCGGGGCCAATCTCTACCATTCCTTTTTCGCCACCGGGAACGCGGTAAAACCAGAGGTTTTCATCGGCCTGGAAAACTACCAATACCTGTTGGAAGACGAATACTTCTGGAAGGTGCTGAAAAACAATATGATCTACTCCATGTGCACGGTGCCGGCCAGCATCGCCATTGCCATGGGTATGGCCCTGCTCATCAACCGGAAAATAAAGGGGAGGGCCCTGGTCCGGATGTCCTTTTTCACCCCCACGGTGCTGCCGATGATCGCCGTGGCCAATATCTGGCTCTTTTTCTATACCCCGGAATACGGGCTATTTGACCAGATCTCCCAATTTTTCGGCGGCGGCACCCACAACTGGCTGGGCAACCCGGATACGGTACTCTTCTGCCTCATCATCATGGTCATTTGGAAGGAGGCGGGATTTTTCATGGTATTCTACCTGGCGGCCCTGCAACAGCTTTCGCCGGAGCTGAGGGAGGCCGGAGATGTGGAAGGGGCCGGGGCCTGGTATTATTTCAGGCGGGTGATATTCCCGCTGCTCATGCCCACCACCCTTTTTGTCACGGTCAATGCGGTGATCAACTCATTCAAGCTGGTGGACCACCTGGTCATCATGACCAAGGGCGGTCCGGACAATGCCTCCTCCCTCCTCCTCTACTATATCTATGAAAACGCATTCAGCTTCTGGGATACCAATTATGCGGCCACCCTCACCGTTATTCTGGTACTCATCCTGGCCCTGATTACCCTGGTGCAGTTTGTCTTCGTGGAAAAACGGATACACTACCAATAA
- a CDS encoding amino acid ABC transporter substrate-binding protein, which translates to MRSLVKNCFLALACVFFLASAAPAETFSIMTEEYPPFNYTENGKLTGLSSEVMAELIKRLGHPDEIKVLPWSRAYNFIQHKDGMILFSMTRTEARENLFKWVGPVAPNKWVFFAKKGSGLQINSLEDAKKVKKIGTYKDDAAESFLKAEGFSNIESVVNDEANAKKLAAGRIDLWIVGQLQGVFKAKKAIGDAAALENVFDVKETQLYIAFSKNTPDEVIAKWQAELDKMKADGTYDAIMKKYM; encoded by the coding sequence ATGAGATCGTTGGTTAAAAATTGTTTTCTGGCCCTTGCCTGCGTTTTCTTCCTGGCCTCCGCCGCACCGGCAGAGACATTCAGCATCATGACCGAGGAGTACCCTCCCTTTAATTACACTGAAAACGGAAAACTGACCGGCCTTTCCTCAGAGGTCATGGCTGAGCTTATCAAACGGCTGGGCCATCCGGATGAAATAAAAGTACTGCCCTGGTCCAGGGCCTATAATTTCATTCAGCACAAGGACGGGATGATACTGTTTTCCATGACAAGAACCGAAGCGCGGGAAAACCTGTTTAAATGGGTGGGGCCTGTGGCGCCCAATAAATGGGTGTTTTTTGCCAAAAAGGGAAGCGGCCTGCAGATCAACTCCCTGGAGGATGCAAAGAAGGTAAAAAAGATCGGCACCTATAAGGACGATGCGGCAGAGTCCTTTTTGAAAGCCGAGGGGTTTTCAAATATTGAAAGTGTGGTGAACGATGAGGCCAATGCGAAAAAGCTGGCTGCAGGCCGGATTGATTTATGGATTGTCGGCCAGCTGCAGGGGGTGTTCAAGGCCAAAAAAGCGATCGGAGATGCCGCTGCCCTGGAAAATGTCTTTGACGTTAAAGAGACCCAGCTTTATATCGCCTTCAGTAAAAATACGCCAGACGAGGTGATTGCAAAATGGCAGGCCGAACTGGATAAGATGAAGGCCGACGGCACCTATGATGCCATCATGAAAAAGTATATGTAA
- a CDS encoding methyl-accepting chemotaxis protein encodes METKSPSLKDSIAFKTSFASGIIILILLAVSSFIAVRLESGLAEKMIDRYEATQKSALEEESGKMKQELVEHMKINLELCTSVTRSFLYNFDQEQLYKLLASYLKMSGIVAIKVLDAEGNPFGAGWKNPEIATGQALPDTVKVDENLSIVSDAMHEGEKVGSVRLYYTNDLVNKEIAEQETLTRKSIESFQSIAQQNINQAVTTQIIVAAVIIIALIITLVICLQIFVTRPIKSTVAMIKDVAQGEGDLTKRLEVKTKDEIGELSTWFNQFIEKLQDLIREVSENAKTINKASSDFTQLSAVMNSGVEDLSGRSGSVAGAADSMSTNMTSVAAAMEEASTNINMVATASEEMSSTINEIAQNAENARNITNNAVSQTQDASRQVNELGDAANQIGKVVETITDISEQVNLLALNATIEAARAGEAGKGFAVVANEIKDLANQTAEASGAIKTQIQGIQASSAGTVEVISSISEVVTEINTIVATIATAVEEQSATTSEIAQNISHASAGIVEVNENVSQGSSSSQKVAGEITEITESANGLAASSQEVKTNADRLSTLGARLADLMGKFKV; translated from the coding sequence ATGGAAACAAAATCACCATCCCTGAAAGACAGTATTGCTTTTAAAACCTCTTTCGCCAGCGGAATTATCATCCTGATTCTTTTGGCCGTCAGCAGTTTTATCGCCGTTCGGCTGGAATCCGGTCTGGCGGAGAAGATGATCGATCGTTATGAGGCCACCCAGAAGTCCGCCCTGGAAGAAGAATCCGGGAAGATGAAGCAGGAGCTGGTGGAACATATGAAAATTAACCTTGAGCTCTGCACCTCGGTGACCCGGTCTTTTTTGTATAATTTCGACCAGGAACAGCTTTATAAGCTTCTGGCCTCCTACCTTAAGATGAGCGGGATTGTGGCCATCAAAGTGCTGGATGCGGAAGGCAATCCCTTCGGCGCCGGATGGAAGAACCCGGAGATCGCCACCGGCCAGGCCCTGCCCGATACGGTTAAGGTGGACGAAAACCTGTCCATCGTCTCCGATGCCATGCATGAAGGAGAAAAGGTGGGCAGTGTCAGGCTGTATTATACCAACGACCTGGTCAACAAAGAGATTGCCGAACAGGAAACCCTCACCCGTAAAAGTATAGAGAGCTTCCAGTCCATTGCGCAGCAGAATATCAATCAGGCCGTCACCACCCAGATTATTGTGGCCGCTGTTATCATCATTGCATTGATCATAACGCTGGTGATCTGTCTTCAGATTTTCGTCACCCGGCCCATTAAAAGCACGGTTGCCATGATAAAGGATGTTGCCCAGGGCGAAGGCGACCTGACCAAGCGCCTGGAGGTGAAAACCAAGGACGAAATCGGTGAATTGTCCACATGGTTCAACCAGTTTATTGAAAAACTTCAGGATTTGATTCGGGAGGTATCTGAAAACGCTAAGACCATTAATAAAGCATCTTCGGACTTTACCCAGCTTTCCGCCGTCATGAATTCCGGGGTGGAGGACCTATCCGGCCGGTCGGGTTCGGTTGCCGGGGCGGCCGACAGCATGAGTACCAATATGACCTCAGTGGCGGCGGCCATGGAAGAGGCCTCCACCAATATCAACATGGTGGCCACGGCCTCGGAGGAAATGTCGTCAACCATTAATGAGATCGCACAAAATGCGGAGAATGCAAGAAATATAACAAACAATGCCGTGTCCCAGACCCAGGATGCTTCCCGGCAGGTAAACGAGCTTGGCGATGCGGCCAACCAGATCGGCAAGGTGGTGGAAACCATTACGGATATTTCCGAGCAGGTGAACCTTCTGGCACTCAATGCCACCATTGAAGCGGCAAGGGCCGGCGAAGCCGGCAAAGGTTTTGCCGTTGTGGCCAATGAGATCAAGGATCTGGCCAACCAGACCGCAGAAGCTTCCGGGGCCATCAAAACCCAGATTCAGGGGATACAGGCATCCTCCGCAGGGACGGTGGAGGTGATTTCCAGTATTTCCGAGGTGGTCACCGAGATTAATACCATTGTTGCCACCATTGCCACGGCCGTGGAGGAACAGTCTGCCACCACCAGCGAAATTGCCCAGAATATTTCCCATGCCTCCGCTGGGATCGTGGAGGTCAACGAGAATGTATCCCAGGGCTCTTCCTCCTCCCAGAAGGTGGCCGGGGAAATCACCGAAATCACCGAATCGGCCAACGGACTGGCCGCTTCCAGCCAGGAGGTCAAGACCAATGCAGACCGGTTGTCGACCTTGGGTGCACGTCTGGCAGACCTCATGGGGAAGTTCAAGGTATAA
- a CDS encoding L-serine ammonia-lyase, which translates to MTPDHCITTSIFDIFKTGPGPSSSHTIGPMKAALMFKQAMAGLDISPGNPELKLAVHLYGSLSLTGKGHGTHKAVLGGLLDWTPETCDCDALGRLLGEPEKIYEIPFKNGTLSFTEADIIFEGRDVQDLPFANTMRFRLMEKDRLLLEKEYYSIGGGFIQCRGEVPAPPPCPPHAYWNMNSLRKLMRKTGFTLDRIILENEQALTGATEAEIFEGIDGILEAMCRCVERGLSADGLLPGSIGLLRKAKVLMENAEKMPREHGRFLGMLNAYAMAASEENADGKQVVTAPTSGSAGVMPGVVYMLKHHHHLDRDQLRKGLLAAAAIAFIAKKNASISGAEVGCQGEVGVASSMAAAFMAHAEGFDIKRLENAAEIALEHQLGMTCDPVGGYVQIPCIERNAVGAVTAVNACILAQTGDPARQKVTFDEVVETMMETGRDMCTRYKETALGGLAVCCVSC; encoded by the coding sequence ATGACACCAGACCATTGTATCACCACATCCATATTTGACATCTTCAAAACCGGGCCCGGCCCGTCCAGTTCCCACACCATCGGCCCCATGAAAGCGGCATTGATGTTCAAACAGGCCATGGCCGGGCTTGATATTTCCCCCGGGAATCCGGAACTGAAACTGGCCGTTCATCTTTACGGCTCTTTGAGCCTGACGGGAAAAGGCCACGGCACCCACAAGGCGGTGCTGGGCGGCCTTCTGGACTGGACGCCGGAAACCTGTGACTGCGATGCCCTGGGCCGGCTACTGGGCGAACCGGAGAAAATTTACGAAATCCCTTTTAAAAACGGGACGCTTTCCTTTACCGAAGCAGATATCATCTTTGAAGGCAGGGATGTCCAGGACCTTCCCTTTGCCAATACCATGCGGTTTCGGCTCATGGAAAAAGACCGCCTTCTCCTTGAAAAAGAATATTATTCCATCGGCGGCGGATTCATCCAGTGCAGGGGCGAGGTCCCGGCCCCTCCGCCCTGCCCCCCCCATGCCTATTGGAATATGAATTCCCTGCGTAAACTCATGCGCAAAACCGGGTTCACCCTGGACCGGATCATACTGGAAAACGAACAGGCCCTCACCGGGGCAACGGAAGCCGAAATCTTTGAGGGCATTGACGGCATACTTGAAGCCATGTGCCGGTGTGTGGAGCGGGGCCTTTCAGCGGACGGCCTGCTGCCCGGGTCCATCGGCCTGCTCCGCAAGGCAAAGGTGCTCATGGAAAACGCAGAAAAAATGCCCCGGGAACACGGACGGTTTCTTGGGATGCTCAATGCCTATGCCATGGCCGCTTCCGAAGAAAACGCCGACGGCAAACAGGTGGTCACCGCCCCCACCTCGGGATCCGCCGGGGTCATGCCCGGGGTGGTCTACATGCTCAAACACCATCACCACCTGGACCGGGACCAGCTTCGCAAAGGGCTGCTGGCCGCCGCCGCCATCGCCTTTATCGCCAAAAAGAACGCCAGCATCTCAGGGGCAGAGGTCGGCTGCCAGGGTGAAGTGGGGGTGGCCTCGTCCATGGCCGCTGCATTCATGGCCCATGCAGAAGGATTTGACATCAAGCGCCTGGAAAATGCCGCTGAAATCGCCCTGGAACACCAGCTGGGCATGACCTGCGACCCTGTGGGCGGCTATGTGCAGATTCCCTGTATCGAACGAAATGCCGTGGGTGCCGTCACTGCGGTCAACGCCTGTATCCTTGCCCAGACCGGCGATCCCGCCCGGCAGAAGGTCACCTTTGACGAGGTGGTGGAAACCATGATGGAGACCGGCCGGGACATGTGCACCCGGTACAAGGAAACCGCCCTGGGCGGGCTGGCGGTCTGCTGCGTATCATGTTAA
- a CDS encoding type II asparaginase produces MSHLPRVCILGTGGTIAGTAGSSTQAGYSSGQLDVQGLLTAVPNLDRLARIQGEQFSSVGSQDMSFEIMTGLARRINELLAADEVDGVVVTHGTDTMEETAFFLNLVVDSPKPVVMTGAMRPATALSADGPLNLFNAVAVAAHPHAGNRGVMVVMNDRIHGAHSLTKSNTTSVETFLSPVNGLMGTTVFGTVKFFRGPFRKHTVESEFRPDYHLPLPRVDIVYACSGMPPDLIEASVSLGAKGIIIAGDGNGNMSKEAMRTASGFAARGIYIVRASRVPTGTVSRNVEVDDDAGGFIASDELNPAKARILLMLALLKARSPQIVQDLFYQY; encoded by the coding sequence ATGAGCCATTTACCCAGAGTTTGCATACTGGGCACCGGGGGCACCATTGCAGGGACTGCCGGTTCATCCACCCAGGCCGGCTATTCTTCAGGTCAGCTGGATGTCCAGGGACTGCTGACCGCAGTGCCCAACCTGGACCGCCTGGCCCGGATCCAGGGGGAGCAATTTTCCAGTGTGGGCTCCCAGGACATGTCCTTTGAGATCATGACCGGCCTGGCCAGACGGATCAATGAACTGCTGGCCGCAGACGAAGTGGACGGCGTCGTGGTCACCCACGGCACGGACACCATGGAGGAAACCGCATTTTTCCTCAACCTGGTGGTGGATTCGCCCAAACCCGTGGTCATGACCGGTGCCATGCGCCCGGCCACCGCTCTCAGCGCTGACGGCCCCCTCAACCTCTTTAACGCAGTGGCCGTGGCCGCCCATCCCCATGCCGGCAACCGGGGGGTAATGGTGGTGATGAACGACCGGATCCACGGGGCCCACTCACTGACCAAAAGCAACACCACCTCGGTGGAGACCTTCCTGTCTCCTGTGAACGGGCTCATGGGCACTACGGTGTTCGGCACCGTAAAATTCTTCAGGGGCCCCTTCCGGAAGCATACAGTGGAAAGTGAATTCCGGCCGGACTACCACCTGCCCCTTCCCCGGGTGGACATTGTCTACGCCTGTTCCGGCATGCCGCCGGACCTGATCGAGGCATCGGTTTCCCTGGGCGCCAAAGGCATCATCATCGCAGGAGACGGAAACGGGAACATGAGCAAGGAAGCCATGCGCACCGCGTCGGGATTCGCCGCCAGGGGGATATACATTGTCCGGGCCTCCCGGGTGCCCACAGGCACAGTGTCCAGAAACGTGGAAGTGGATGACGATGCCGGCGGATTCATCGCCTCGGACGAACTCAACCCGGCCAAGGCCAGGATACTGCTCATGCTGGCCCTGTTAAAGGCAAGAAGCCCCCAAATTGTCCAGGACCTTTTTTACCAGTATTAA
- a CDS encoding N-acetylmuramoyl-L-alanine amidase: MSPASSFDTMRTLSFFIFLSIAVPAFLMPGPCPAHTRSQLDRFQSRITDHRHRINPRFRKIARSRTDFVIVHTSELGLEATLRVVTRGKRLKSGRTTPGGHANYVIARNGRVYRILDKKYRADHAGLSMWNGTRNLSRVSVGIELVGYHYAPLTSSQYRSLGMLLDILKRVYRLSDRDILTHSQVAYGRPNPWFKSDHRGRKRCAKNFDRVKAGLGPTWSYDPDVRAGRLAADPVLASVFYRSGPAAGAGAHLIAVKQGSNIISRENSAWSIAGEDYNDAATAYILPGGRILPGTRVGRVIGWDKLPAGTRVLLSQETEKVTAQAKNPIKEITGRMTAWSHAGKDFRADTTIYFLPSGKISPGSSIRDWDDLPAGTKLMVGYRGPYFITRETTAYRIAGRRYKDRSVIYHMPGNGLVTGDKVRDFNDLPKGVSIYLPVSAGG, from the coding sequence ATGTCGCCCGCTTCATCTTTTGATACCATGCGAACTTTATCCTTTTTTATTTTTTTGTCTATTGCTGTTCCAGCTTTTCTCATGCCCGGTCCCTGCCCGGCCCATACCCGGTCCCAATTGGATCGGTTCCAGAGCCGTATCACAGACCACCGCCACCGGATTAATCCCAGGTTCAGAAAAATTGCCAGGTCCAGGACGGATTTTGTAATTGTCCACACCTCCGAACTGGGGCTTGAGGCGACCCTGCGGGTGGTGACCCGTGGGAAACGGCTCAAAAGCGGACGGACCACACCGGGGGGGCATGCAAATTATGTCATTGCCAGGAACGGAAGGGTATACCGGATTCTGGATAAAAAATACCGGGCCGACCATGCCGGGCTTTCAATGTGGAACGGCACCCGGAATCTGAGCCGGGTCTCCGTGGGCATTGAGCTGGTGGGTTACCACTATGCCCCCCTGACATCGTCCCAGTACCGGTCTTTGGGGATGCTGCTGGATATTTTAAAACGGGTGTACCGTCTGTCGGACCGGGATATCCTTACCCACAGCCAGGTGGCCTATGGGCGGCCCAATCCCTGGTTTAAGTCGGACCACAGGGGACGGAAGCGGTGCGCCAAAAATTTTGACCGGGTAAAGGCGGGGCTGGGGCCCACCTGGTCCTATGATCCCGACGTGAGGGCCGGGCGCCTGGCGGCCGACCCCGTACTGGCATCGGTATTTTACCGCTCCGGCCCGGCTGCTGGGGCCGGAGCGCATCTGATCGCCGTAAAGCAGGGATCCAATATTATTTCCAGGGAAAATTCCGCCTGGTCCATTGCCGGGGAGGATTATAATGATGCCGCCACCGCCTATATCCTGCCCGGGGGACGGATTCTGCCGGGAACAAGGGTCGGTAGGGTGATCGGCTGGGACAAACTGCCCGCCGGCACCCGGGTGCTGCTCAGCCAGGAAACGGAAAAGGTGACCGCCCAGGCCAAAAATCCCATCAAGGAAATTACAGGCCGGATGACGGCCTGGTCCCACGCCGGAAAGGATTTCAGGGCGGACACCACCATTTATTTTTTACCCTCGGGCAAAATCTCCCCGGGCTCTTCCATCCGGGACTGGGACGACCTGCCGGCCGGCACAAAACTAATGGTGGGGTACAGGGGGCCTTATTTTATTACCCGGGAGACAACCGCATACCGGATTGCCGGCCGAAGGTACAAGGACCGGTCCGTGATCTACCATATGCCCGGGAATGGGCTGGTTACCGGGGATAAAGTACGGGATTTCAACGATCTGCCCAAGGGCGTCTCCATTTATCTGCCCGTCTCCGCCGGGGGCTGA
- a CDS encoding VOC family protein, with amino-acid sequence MKFTIDHFNINVLDLDKSLAFYEKALGLTEQRRKTADDGSFIIVYLTDGTSGTKLELTWLRDQKKPYDLGDEEFHIAFTTEDFKAAHDRHSKMECICYENKEMGIYFINDPDGYWLEVVPAR; translated from the coding sequence ATGAAATTTACCATAGATCACTTCAATATCAATGTGCTTGATCTGGATAAAAGCCTTGCCTTTTACGAGAAGGCACTGGGCCTCACTGAACAGCGCCGGAAAACAGCGGATGACGGCAGTTTTATCATTGTCTACCTGACCGACGGCACTTCCGGCACAAAACTGGAACTGACCTGGCTGCGGGATCAGAAAAAACCGTATGACTTAGGGGATGAGGAATTCCATATCGCTTTCACCACAGAGGATTTCAAAGCGGCCCATGACCGGCACAGCAAAATGGAATGCATCTGCTATGAAAACAAGGAAATGGGCATCTATTTCATCAATGATCCCGACGGTTACTGGCTTGAGGTCGTACCGGCCCGGTAG
- a CDS encoding FIST C-terminal domain-containing protein, translating into MEIIVDQGTDFEGLEANAGIMARKGFKTIMLFHAEGGIDKDPAYKKKCDTLLEKLSKQGIQIFGGIFPGIVDDGRLMERGSIMAGLGCHTHVVTLDSLGRQGLETEIEKQLQLQTAPGRPFPFKTVFVFGDGFGESNLNLINALNRLIKKHSFKVVGGLAGRNTLKASHYNLFTPDKAIQNGAVLAFTDLESGIGVKHGWIPLPKSQCTITATNHCYVETLNNKPALAFYLDLISQFDPTIAKEKRRLMSGDSDLIFTEVAIRYPLGLIRRQKDGEQIIDRTPVSVGADRSLQFSAEIPEGTKACILHLKGNSPKAQCLNIREAAQIAYLDSLRLFPVQIPEPRVLVMDCFGRKQMIEQLGQDYVSTEFEIIAGDQKGKAHSPFGVLTFGEISSMEAGYVELHNKTAVVATLEDR; encoded by the coding sequence ATGGAAATCATTGTTGATCAGGGCACCGATTTTGAAGGGCTTGAAGCCAATGCCGGAATCATGGCCCGCAAAGGGTTTAAAACCATCATGCTCTTTCACGCCGAAGGGGGCATAGACAAGGACCCTGCCTATAAGAAAAAATGCGATACCCTGCTGGAGAAATTGTCCAAACAAGGGATACAAATCTTCGGCGGCATATTCCCGGGAATTGTGGATGACGGCCGGCTCATGGAAAGGGGCAGCATCATGGCGGGCCTGGGCTGCCACACCCATGTGGTCACCTTGGACAGCCTGGGCAGGCAGGGCCTGGAAACGGAAATTGAAAAACAGCTTCAACTCCAAACGGCCCCGGGCCGCCCCTTCCCCTTTAAAACAGTCTTTGTTTTCGGGGACGGATTCGGCGAATCAAACCTGAACCTGATCAACGCCCTGAACCGTCTCATAAAAAAACATTCATTCAAGGTGGTGGGGGGCCTGGCCGGGCGGAATACACTCAAGGCCAGCCACTACAATCTGTTTACCCCGGACAAGGCCATCCAAAACGGCGCCGTCCTGGCCTTCACAGACCTTGAAAGCGGCATCGGGGTCAAACACGGCTGGATCCCCCTTCCCAAGTCCCAGTGCACCATCACCGCCACCAACCATTGTTACGTTGAAACATTAAACAATAAGCCGGCCCTGGCATTTTACCTGGATCTCATCTCCCAGTTTGACCCTACCATTGCCAAAGAAAAGCGACGGCTGATGTCAGGGGATTCTGACCTTATTTTCACCGAGGTGGCCATCCGGTATCCCCTGGGCCTGATCCGGCGTCAAAAGGACGGGGAACAGATCATTGACCGGACCCCGGTCTCTGTGGGGGCGGACAGGTCCCTGCAGTTTTCAGCGGAAATTCCCGAGGGTACCAAGGCCTGCATTCTCCACCTCAAGGGAAACAGCCCAAAAGCCCAATGCCTGAATATCAGGGAAGCCGCCCAGATTGCCTATCTGGACAGCCTCCGCCTTTTTCCAGTTCAGATTCCCGAGCCCCGGGTGCTGGTCATGGACTGCTTTGGACGGAAACAGATGATTGAACAACTGGGACAGGACTATGTATCCACGGAGTTTGAAATCATTGCCGGGGACCAGAAGGGCAAAGCCCATTCTCCCTTCGGGGTGCTCACCTTCGGAGAAATTTCCTCAATGGAGGCCGGGTATGTGGAACTTCACAATAAAACCGCAGTGGTCGCCACCCTCGAGGACAGGTAA